The following is a genomic window from Cryptococcus neoformans var. neoformans B-3501A chromosome 12, whole genome shotgun sequence.
CTGGTACACAACCTCGCAAAcatcattcttctcctctgcaTACACTCATCCCACCCATCTTCCCCGTCTTGCATCTCTCCCTCACCATCGACATCACATCCCTGTCGGACAGAGTGTTCCCCATCGTCAGAATTGGTCTCGGTAGGTGGCGGAGTGTGGATAATAAAGGAATCAGAAAAATCAGAAGCGGATGGGGGAagatcctcttcttcatcagagAAATCTCCAAAAAAACATTCTCGTGGGCCGGAAAGACATCTGGAGCCTCGTTCGGGAAAGACACAGTCCCTCTCGGCGGAGGTAGGCGGTTCCAGTGGGGTACGGTCGTACTCTTCGTGCGAATATGTATCGTGGAAAGACTGAATGCTTATGTAAGCCCATGCTCAAAATcaagacaaaaaaaaaccaaaaagGGACAAGAGGCGGGGGAATGTGACGCAATCAAAGGAACCCCAGCGGAGAAATAAATGACGCgcaaggaaaaaaaagccTGTGCGCGACTTGGATGTCtcaaaggaaggaagtgaCTTACAGCGACAGCACACccattctcctcttgcCATCTCACAGTCTTCACCCGCTTCCACGACGTAACCGCCACTGCCGCCTCGCCACtaggaaggaaagatggcGAATGATGTCGCGTACGCGTAGGAGAGAGACAAGAGCGAAGACGCTTGGTCGGGAAATCCGTATTGTGTATCTTCACAGGATGTAACATGATTGCTTATTAAAGTCACGAAAATGATTTGTTAAGAATGGATGCGAATGTGTATGCGATGAGTGATGGGTTAATAAACAGGTAATGGGAAAAGTGGCGATGCGGACAGAGTTGCTGACAAAAAAGGCAGATGATGCGATGTAATATATGCGATTTGTTCAGAACACCAGAGCGAAGAGTATAATGTCGAGTCCTCGACAATCGCACTAGTGATCAATGTTCATGACGGACGTGGAGCGAAGGGTGTCGAAGAGATGTATGATTCAATGAAAAAAATTAGAAGTCGAACCGAAATCAACTTCTAAAGGACTATTTCAGTCTTTTGCTCTGACAGCTTTGCCCTTCTACGCGTATCGAAGTATCAGCGAAAAACCGGTCCCCAAAATAGCAAGTCGCAAGTCGCAAGAAGCTTTCAAAACGCGGAGATCACTCACAAGGACTGATCTGATGATTCgctggaagaaagagaggcaACTTGAACAGCTGCTACTGTCTGCGCTCTATTTGGACACTTTGTCCAAACTATACGCGCGCACGCGGAGAGATGTGCGGAGGCGAAATTTCCGAAATGAAAGCGGAGAAAGCGCCAAGTGATGAAACACAGCTGTGCGTCCTTGTTGGCTGCCCTGTGTCTTGGAAGAGGGCTAAGACGTCGAAATGCTATGCGATTATGGTATAATCGGGGCAAGTCGGCAATCCTCTTAATCACACTATATATCTTTTCCCGGCGTtaaggaaaaaaaagatatCAAGCAAAAAAGCGAACACGGATTGGTTGTGTGGCGATGGGAGATGCTGTGACTTGAGTGGGAGTGTGTAAACGGTAGCTGAAtggggaggatggagcGGGTTGCAGGTTATTCACTCCCGGATCGCCAGATTATCGATGAAAAACGCGATTTGACACGGGGTGGCCTTTTTCTTATTATGATAGGGAAAAAAGAACCCAAATGATGCCCTAAGGACTTGGGATCCGCTCAACGTTTTAATGGGAATGTTGACCTCTGGTGGCTAAGAAAGGCGACAGGAAAAAGCGGAGGGTAGACACTCTTTTCTGCTCTCTGCTATTCAGGTGTTGACTGGTTGACTTGCTGGCTGAGCCGACAAGATCGATCTGTTGTCTGTTGTTGATTGTTGATTGTTGACCTGTGTGTTGTATACTCTAAACCAAAAGCAGGAGGCAGCACGCAGCACGCAGCACTAACGCACCAACCCAAAGAAGGGATGTCTAGCTGGCTCTTGCTCGAATGGATGTGCAGATATAAGTGGCATGCATCGGGGATTCTTGGGTGCACCAAAAAAACACCAGCGTAAGCAGAGATCCGTCATGGGGCGGAAAATTACCCTTTTAGGCAAGTTTCGGGGGGGATCCATATGAAATGCCGCGAGTGGCACTATCTTTTTCGCCGGGATCCATAACGCCTATTTGTTTGTTTCCTTTGTTTGTTTTCCGCCCTTCCCCGTCATTCTCCTGCACTTGTCCGTGCAATTTATTTAGTTACCCGGCTGAACAATTGTATTCCCGGCTAGTATAACCTAACCTTCATCTATCTTCCGCTATGCCTTCCATGATACACGCATGTCTCAAATGTCTATTGTGATCTGTCTGTTTCATGAGAAAGCCCCCTTTCCAATCTACACAAACTAATACCCCGGAGTGCGACTTTCACGACGGTGTCTTAGTTCTGTCCTCTTGGGATCTTGCGTATACATACTACTTTTAGGCACGTGTAGCAGCATAAAACGCTCATTCGGTTCATTATTTATTATTGTCTACCCATAATATCCTTAATTCTCAACATACAATCTAAAAGCTGcaactcttcatcccctcccTCGCACAATCCTTTATCGCATTCTGCGATTGCAATGCCGGCCAAACTCTTTTGAATGGCTGGGATACTTGGAATGGGTATGAGAGTGTCGTGGATCTATATTTTCATTTTTTCAACGTTCAGTCAGTTCTGCTCCTAGATATTCCGTATATGGGAATAAAATGGAATAAAGtatgagaaagaaaggaaaaaaggagaaggcaacAAATAAGACCCACCTGCTCAAGCACTTGCCCTACACTCCACCCTTCCCGTTCAACTCGCGTCACAGCAATCTTAACACCATCAAATCCTCTTGCCAGACTGTGATCGATCCCAGTTTGCCTATCGACGCCCATCGCAGCGAGGAGATCTGTGATCAGATCTTCTGGGACAACGCCAGATATTTCGTGTACTAGAGATACAAGAAGACGATGCAAGTCAGCTTTCGagatcttcctcttcctcgcacGGTTAACTGCCCGATACAAGCCCGCTGCAATACAAAAAATAAAAGCACATACTGGATAGAGCAGAGACAGGCATAGGTGGCTCGATTGAACTATGTAATCTCTGAGCTGTTTGGAGGTATGTAATCGCCTTTCGCAAATCACCCCCAGCAAGTTCAAGAATAAGCGAAATCACCTATCCCATTGAGGTCAGTGCGTagaaacaaaaagaaaaagggaaggcgAGCTGTtagaaggaaaaaagggggtaaaggaagaggatagagATAAAGAGGGACCAACGACATACTCCGGGATCGGTTTGTACACCTTCATTCTCTGCAatcatctccattctcGCTCTTGTACTCCCCTGTTCGAGTGGTTTGAACCTAAACTTGCTACATCTTGACGCGAGGGGCTCAATTATCCTATTTCCTATCATCAGCTATTCAGCCACTCATTtactctttcctcttccatttctctgTCGTTGCCAAACCCAAGCAGAATGGACGGATAAATGGATGAATGGATGTGTAAATGGAACGCACCTTGTAACATAATTGCACACAAGACAGAATCGAGTAATCTTTGAATACGTCTCCATAATTCTTCTCAACGCCGATTGCGCATCCTGCGTCATGGAGTCCGCTTCGTCCAGGATGATCAACTTGAACGGTGGGCATGGGTATTCTTTGCCATCTCTACAAATCCcccccattcccattccaTGAGCACATTGTTCCCCGGAGATAGTACAGTAGATATCATGGAAAGGGAAATTGGACATACGAAGATACAGCAGGAGCATGCCTCGGTGTTTCCCTCGCAAAACTCTTTATCTTCTCCCTTACTACTGAGATACCTCGTTCATCAGACGCATTCAACTCCAACACTCGCGCACGAAATAGGTCGGGGCTATCGaatgggaaatggaaaaaagaaagcgTCGTGGTTAGATACGGTTAGCATAATGGATCAGAAGAGGCAGGAAAACTGGTGAAAGACCACGTACCCGAAAAGCTGACGAGCCAAAGCCAAAATCGTACTCGTCTTTCCAGTCCCTGGAGGACCATAAAACAACATATGCGGTAACTACACACCTCACCCATCagttttttctttcatcctcatgcAATTTACTAGCTTCTCTATCGCTTGATATTGCATATTATGTGATGATTAGGGGTTGAGCTCACGTTGGTTGAAGCTAAGGCCTTTCGAAGGACGGCGACGGTGTTGTCCTGGCTTGAGACATCATCGATTGTTTTCGGACGACTAATCATGGcagtggaaaggaagggaaatATCAAGTTAGCATTCTTGTTCATTACCAGTCGGTCCCAGttccttctcgtcctaaaATCTGCAACATTTCTACGTGCGTAGCGGAAAAGAGAATGTGGAGGATcgtggaaagagaaaggtaggaagatgaagaagggacgTACTACTTTTCGACCCAGGGCTGGAGTTTAGGATCTTTAATAGGAACGACTGGTCGGGGAGCGAATGCCGACATATTTTCAACTAAATGGATTGAATATTAGTAAGAGTAGGAATGTGAAAGATGGCTTTTGGAACTTTTGTCGATGGAGACAGGCAAGTCGCGTGGTTTTATAGGTGATTTAAAGTCGCGTCGAGTTAGTCACGGGGGGCTTGTTCATCGTCTGAGTATTAGGATAGCTGAAGACGTCTAGGAACAATACATAACAGATGCATTAAGGTGATCATACTACAATCACAAATCACATAGAGAAGTCGTATCAGTAAACAAACAAGCAAAAAAGcaaacaaaacaaaacaaaaaacTAATATGAGGATCAATCATGGGATCCTTACAAAACGAAGCTACATATACGACGCGTCGTTAAACCAATCCAGGTGAGCGGAGTGTGATTTTGGAAAATGCGATTGATCAGCTGAATACGATTACTATGATCTGGGGCAATCAATAGTATCGAAAACCTTTGAAGACTGGACGAAAGGTTCACCCTTCAGCGGAACTCGAATGCGTACTTGCTCTTCTGCGGGACATGTGAGAGGAAAAGTTCTTGGAATGGCTCTTGATtctgaagaaaaagataaaaGTCAATATGTGCAACACGAATGACTGCTAATGTAAGTTTGACTTACGAGTGAATGGAAATAATACTAGATGGTTTGAATCCCAAGGATCCCAAAAGATTAAATAAAGCCAACGGGTTAGTCACTGATGCGAACGAGTGAGTTCTTGATAAGGACGTACCCCGCGAATCGTAGGTTCACCTCGgacctccttctccctcatccGCCCGCcgctctccttcctcgtgCCTGAAGGTCTGGCAGGTCGAGTCCTATCGATCCCGCTGACCTGTTCCCCTCCCATGCCCATCCCCGGCCCCACGCCGGCACCGATAGTCGCCCCTAAACCCATACCCATCCCGAGCCCCAATGCAGGCATGGCCGTACCCGACATTCGACGACTGATAGCAGGACTCCCGGGGACAAAAGGTGATTTGAAGgttggagaaagaggcgTCGCAGGTTGAGAGACGGGCACAGTAACGGTCGGGGCCATGTCAACCATGATATAGTAAAATCCCGCAAAACTCGCTCCTGAGATATCCTTCACCTTGTGATCCGGTACCAAAAATTGCTCCTTGATCCTTAGAAACACAAAatccctctctttccctttcgtCTCGCCTCTAGACCTATCTGGCAGAGGATCCCTTAAGAACAGCTCTTCACCTACCAAGTCTGCCCTAGTCGACGGTCTGCGAAATTGCTCGAAACGGCCCCAGTGGCGGAGATCGTCATGTTCTGTGGCAGCATAGCGTGGGCCAGTAATGAAACCGTACTTGGGCCCGATGATTTCGCCGGTGAAAAATGTGGTGAGGTGTGGATGAGAATCGGTGAGGTGAGAAATAGAGAGATAGCCGGATAACGTGGAATCGGCGAAATCCACATCCTATGAGGGGCTGGTTGGTCATCTAGTCAATGAGAATGAAACGTGGCTTACCAGAAACTTTACTTCCACATCGTATGCGCTTCTACCGCTCGTTTGAGTCCCTTTAAAAACACTACCAGGGTAAAGTGGTCCTCGGCCGATACTGCGTACCCTCGTCCTCGTGATATCCAAAAGTGGATTAGGAGGCTgatccatcttttccttgctcctGGTTGCAGCGTCAGGTTTCGGAGATGCAGCGAGCCCTCTTGCGTTGCTAGGGGGCGAAGGCACTGGTTTGGTAGTGGTCCACGGCTGAGGCAATTGGGAAGGCAGGGACTGTGAAAATGTGGGAGCTTTGAGGTCGCGTACGATACCTTTGCGCTCTGCGGTTTCATTTTCCTCATGCACATCGTCCAGCGTTCTCCCACTTTCTTGTTTCacacctcctctccccctctcTCGCACTTCAGACTCTTTTTCCCACCCCCTCTCCCTATCTCGACTCTGGTTTTCGTACTGGCTCTGGCTCTGAATGTCAGACTCGCCGTGCCCTCTAGCCAGTGCGCATCTCCCGCACACTCTCTCTCCAAACTCGACAGCTGATCCACCAAAATAGTCGCTGACTGGGATGGACATTGGCTGCGAGAGGTTACCTATTCCGCAGATGGAACATTTGACAACACCGGCAGGTGTGTGCGATGTGGGAAGAGGGGGCTCGGAAGTTGTGGATTCCGTAGGCATAACGGCTAAGTAATCCTGATTTGATGAACTTGATTGAGTTGTTTTATTGAATTGAAAGGGATGAAATATTTGTGTGGATGTAAAGTGAAAATGAGGATTATATTAAGAAATGACGGAGCAAGCAACAAAGGCATCGAGAGGAATATGGCGCGGTAGTCTTCCAGCAGCCTGAGAGTGGCAATTTGATTGATTTGACTCTATTTTCGCCACCAGTCTCTGACAGTGCATGCATCTTCAATCCTTGGATACGGCATTCATTGCCTGTCCCACCCATTGTTTTTCCATCTTGCATCCCATACAATCAGATAACTTTCTACGAGCGACTCAGCAGTATCACCTGGGTGGATTCGGCCGGTTATCAAAGCCGAATTTCGCACGTCCTCGCCAAGTCACTCGCTCGCTCGATCACTCTTTCTGTGCACTTTTCGGGCGACATTTACGCCTACGGCATCTCTCTACTCCCCATGTTTTCTAAACAGTCCATTCACGGTCACTGCTGTCTACACATGCCGACAGTTTGTCAGGCCGCTTGCATTCCGTTGTACGCTACCTTTCCTCGTTTGACCACACCAGGTAAACGCTGAAGTCGGAACAAGTTACGTCATTATTACTTAATTATTATGGACGCGCAGAAGCCGGCGGCGATGGCCCTCGATACAGGTAGTAAATAAGTGGTACTTTCAATTTTACGTTTTGGTTTTCCCCAAAATTAGCATGAACTTTTGGTCCAAAATTGACAAAATTGAAAGTGGGGCGAATAAGTCATGGCATATGAGGTTTGACAGCTTGGAACTTTTCGGCCGTCGCCAGGTCGTCGCCAACTGCTAACCTACATATGTGAATGCAAACCTTCTGACATGTCAACGAATCGTCTGTACTTCTTGTAATACATCAATATTTATCATCTATTACCGCATCTCACATTGACCATGAATAATGaagataataataataatgaagGTGGACAAATCGCATGACGCAAGAGGAGATATA
Proteins encoded in this region:
- a CDS encoding hypothetical protein (Match to ESTs gb|CF189195.1|CF189195, gb|CF189194.1|CF189194; HMMPfam hit to AAA, ATPase family associated with various cellular activities (AAA), score: 46.3, E(): 8.6e-11), with product MSAFAPRPVVPIKDPKLQPWVEKYRPKTIDDVSSQDNTVAVLRKALASTNLPHMLFYGPPGTGKTSTILALARQLFGPDLFRARVLELNASDERGISVVREKIKSFARETPRHAPAVSSDGKEYPCPPFKLIILDEADSMTQDAQSALRRIMETYSKITRFCLVCNYVTRIIEPLASRCSKFRFKPLEQGSTRARMEMIAENEGVQTDPGVISLILELAGGDLRKAITYLQTAQRLHSSIEPPMPVSALSIHEISGVVPEDLITDLLAAMGVDRQTGIDHSLARGFDGVKIAVTRVEREGWSVGQVLEQIHDTLIPIPSIPAIQKSLAGIAIAECDKGLCEGGDEELQLLDCMLRIKDIMGRQ
- a CDS encoding hypothetical protein (Match to ESTs gb|CF187624.1|CF187624, gb|CF185129.1|CF185129, gb|CF184942.1|CF184942), with amino-acid sequence MPTESTTSEPPLPTSHTPAGVVKCSICGIGNLSQPMSIPVSDYFGGSAVEFGERVCGRCALARGHGESDIQSQSQYENQSRDRERGWEKESEVRERGRGGVKQESGRTLDDVHEENETAERKGIVRDLKAPTFSQSLPSQLPQPWTTTKPVPSPPSNARGLAASPKPDAATRSKEKMDQPPNPLLDITRTRVRSIGRGPLYPGSVFKGTQTSGRSAYDVEVKFLDVDFADSTLSGYLSISHLTDSHPHLTTFFTGEIIGPKYGFITGPRYAATEHDDLRHWGRFEQFRRPSTRADLVGEELFLRDPLPDRSRGETKGKERDFVFLRIKEQFLVPDHKVKDISGASFAGFYYIMVDMAPTVTVPVSQPATPLSPTFKSPFVPGSPAISRRMSGTAMPALGLGMGMGLGATIGAGVGPGMGMGGEQVSGIDRTRPARPSGTRKESGGRMREKEVRGEPTIRGYYFHSLNQEPFQELFLSHVPQKSKYAFEFR